DNA from Chloroflexota bacterium:
TTTCGGTCGACGGATTGCTGGGTTGGAAGGACAAGGTCATCGACCGCATGTCGGGCGGCATCGCCATGCTGGCGCGCCAGCAAAAGGTAAACGTGGTCTGCGGGCGGGCGCGGTTCGACGGGCCCGGGCGCCTGGCGGTCGAGGGTCCCGACAGCCAGTTGGTCGAATTCGACCGCGCCGTGATTGCCACCGGCTCAAGCCCGTTGCAGCTTCCGATGTTCCCCGACGACCCGCGGGTCCTGGATTCGACCTCGGCGCTGGATATCAGCGGGCCGCCCAAGAACCTGTTGGTGGTTGGCGGGGGCTACATCGGACTCGAGCTCGGATCCGTCTACGCGGCCCTTGGCACCAGCGTGAGCGTGGTCGAGATGACCGCGGGTCTTCTGCCGGGCGCCGATCGCGACCTGGTGCGCCCCCTGCAGCGGCGTCTCAAGGACGAGTTCGAGAACATCTGGCTGCGGACCAGGGTCGAACGGGCGGGCGCTTTTCCCGGCGGAATCCGCTGCGAGTTCCGGGGCGAAGACGCCGACGTGGCCCCGGCCTGGTTCGACCAGGTGCTGGTTGCGGTGGGGCGAAAACCCAACAGCGCCGACCTGGGCCTGGACTCGGTAGATGTGAGCACCGACAAGCGGGGATTCGTCCGCGTCGACGGACAGCAGCGCACCAGCAATGCGTCGATATTTGCGGTGGGGGACGTCGTTGGCGGCTCCATGCTGGCGCACAAGGCGACCGCCGAGGCCAGGGTCGCAATCGAGGCGATGAACGGCGAACCGGCCCAGTTCGATCATGTCGCGATCCCGGCGGTGGTGTTCACCGACCCCGAGATCGCCTGGTGCGGTCTCACCGAGACGCAGGCGCGCGCCGAAGGGCGTGAGATCCGCATCGTTCGCTTCCCCTGGGCCGCCCTGGGCCGGGCAACCGCGATGGGGCGCAACGAGGGGATGAGCAAGCTCATCATCG
Protein-coding regions in this window:
- the lpdA gene encoding dihydrolipoyl dehydrogenase gives rise to the protein MATDQQALRVAVIGGGPGGYPAAFAAARGGHQVTLIDENPALGGVCLRCGCIPSKTLLHAADIMAAAEGAKQFGIEFGEPRISVDGLLGWKDKVIDRMSGGIAMLARQQKVNVVCGRARFDGPGRLAVEGPDSQLVEFDRAVIATGSSPLQLPMFPDDPRVLDSTSALDISGPPKNLLVVGGGYIGLELGSVYAALGTSVSVVEMTAGLLPGADRDLVRPLQRRLKDEFENIWLRTRVERAGAFPGGIRCEFRGEDADVAPAWFDQVLVAVGRKPNSADLGLDSVDVSTDKRGFVRVDGQQRTSNASIFAVGDVVGGSMLAHKATAEARVAIEAMNGEPAQFDHVAIPAVVFTDPEIAWCGLTETQARAEGREIRIVRFPWAALGRATAMGRNEGMSKLIIDPVDERVLGAGVVGVGAGELIAAQVIAMEMGAVASEVAHAIHPHPTTSESVMEAAEIFYGASPHYLGRVAK